The sequence CGTCGTTAAGGGGGTTGCGGAACGGCAGATGATAATATCGGGAGAGATTCCTAACTGTCTTAGTTCTTTTACACTGTGCTGGGTAGGTTTAGTTTTCTGTTCTCCCACTGGGCCCGAAGTGGGAACGAGTGTGACGTGAATGAAAAGAGTGTTGGTTGGCCCTTCTTCCAATCTCATCTGCCTGGCGGCCTCGAGGAAAGGCATACTCTCCATATCTCCCACCGTTCCTCCTATTTCCACCAAACAAACATCGGCACCGCTCTTTAGGGCCGCCTGTCTTATCCTTCTCTTTATTTCGTCCACCACGTGTGGTATGATCTGCACCGTGCGGCCGAGATACTCACCCCTTCTCTCCTTTGAAATCACTTCGTAGTAAATTTGCCCAGTGGTAATATTGTGATCCTTCGTGAGATTTATGTCTAGAAATCTCTCGTAATGTCCCATGTCTAGGTCTATTTCCCCTCCATCTTCTGTAACGAAGATTTCTCCGTGTTCAAAGGGATTCATAGTGCCAGCATCCATGTTGAGATAGGGATCTATTTTGATAGCGGTGACCTTTAGCCCTCTAGCCTGAAGGAGCTTCCCCAGGCTGGCGGTGGTAAGCCCCTTCCCTAGACCGCTCATTACCCCTCCTGTTACCATGATGTACTTCATTCCCGCAGTCCCCCCACCAAATTATTTACGTTTTGGACACCTTCCCTTTTTAAATAATTCGAAAGTCCTTTGCAGATTTCGGCAAAAATCCCCAGTCCCCTTGTAATCACCGCAGATCCTACCTGTACGGCCGTAGCCCCAGCGAGAATGAATTCCATCGCACTTTTCCAATCCTCCACCCCACCACATCCTATGATGGGTATGGAGAGGTTTCTATGGAGCTCGTATACGCATCGAAGGGCTACAGGTCGAATGGCAGGACCCGAGAGACCGCCCACAATATTTGAGAGAACGGCCCTTTTGCTATAAACGTCAACTACCATCGCAGGAAGGGTGTTGATGGCGACTATTCCATCTGCCTCCTCCCGCTCAGCGGAAAGAGCGGAAGCTACGAGCTTATCCGAAAATCCAAGTTTCACGAAAAGGGGAATGGAAAGACATTCTCTAGTCTTTTTCACAACTTCCCGAACGAGTTTGGGATCCTTGCCTATCTCTAATCCATGACTTTTTACATGGGGACAGGAGAGGTTAAGTTCTATGGCGTCTGCCCCTGCCTCCTCGGCTTTGGATGCTATAAGTGCGAACTCTTCACTTTTTTCTCCAGCCACGCTCACGATGACTGGCCCACCCCCTCTTTTTGCCTTGGGAAGTTCTTCCCTCAGATATTCTTCATAGCCTGGATTGGTTAAACCCACCGCATTCACCAATCCTCCTTCCACTCCTACCACCACAGGGGTCTTGTATCCCTCCCGTCTTTCCAACGTTAGGCTCTTCGTTACCACTCCTCCTGCACCTTCCCTCAGGGCACGACAAAGAAGGGACCCAGCGGAAAGAACCCCGGAAGCCAGAATAGTGGGGTTAGGCAGTTTCAGTTTTCCCAACCTCACCATAAGTCTTGACATTTTTTCCACCCAAATCCTCCATTATTTCTCCATCTAAAAACACGGGTCTCCCTCTTACGATGGTACAGACAGGGGCTCCCACCACCATCCTTCCCTCGAAGGGACTGTGTTTGGCCTTACTTTCGAACTCGGAAGGATTTATCTTGAAGCTCTTTTTTAAATCCACTACTGTGAGGTTGCCCACGTAGCCACGTTCTATTCTTCCTGCAGGTAGTTTCAGAAGGGAAGCAGGTGCCTCACTACACGCCCTTACTACCTCCCTCAGTCCTAATTTACCCTTTTTAACTAGGGTGAGAAGGAGAGGAAGTTCCGTTTCTAATCCCGGGAAACCTCCAGGACCGGCCGGGTCCTCCTTTTCCTCCAGCAGATGGGGGGCATGATCCGAAGTAACGGCTTCTATTCTCCCCGTTCTCAGTGCCAAGAGAAGAGCGATTCTGTCCTCTTCAAGGCGAAGAGGGGGAAAAACCCTGAAAAGGGGATGCTCCTTACGGGTTAAAAGAAGATAGTGCGGACAAGTATCGGCAGAGACTTTTATCTTTTCCCTCCACTTTTCCAATTCTCCGAGACCTGCCGAAGAAGAGAGGTGAGTGATATGAAGTCTGAAGTGGTGTTTCAAGGAGAGCTCCGCCATCTTCCTTATTCCCATCACTTCTGCTTCTACAGGTCTCTCTCCATCTCTGAAGAAGGCAGGATCCTCGGCATGTGATATTACCAATAGTCTTTCCTTGGCTGCGAATCGGAGAGTTTCTTCTAGGATTTCCTTCTCACCATCTTCCGGTAGGTAAACCTTGATGCCAAGACATCTTCTTTTTACTTCTTTTCCGAGTTCACTTCTTTTCTCTGGTACTCCAAAGTACAAACCGAAGTCCACCACAGCCTTCCTTTTCCCCAGTTCCTCCCTTTTCCTCAACACCGAGATTTTGTTGACTTTGGGAAGGGTGTTGGGCATGTCCACGACTACAGTATACCCTCCCCTAGCGGCAGCCCGGGTCCCCGTTCTGAAGTCTTCTTTGTAGGAGAGTCTAAAGTCCCTTAGATGTACGTGCATATCGATCAGACCCGGAAGAATTATTTTTCCTCTGAAGTCCAACATTTCTCCACTGGGAGAAATCTTTTCGCCAACTTCCTCTATTCTTCCCCCCGAAATCCTGACGCTTCCCTCCTTTATTCCGGTGGGAGTGAAGATTTTTCCCTTTACCGTTAGCTCCAAGTCTCCCCCTCTTTAATTATAGGGGGGGATAGGAAAAAAGGGAAATGCTGAGGGGTTTAAATTATTGGAAGTCTTCGACCCGCGGGATCCCTCACGAACTTTCCAAAGTCGGTGTTGAGCAATTTTTTTCCATCGAATACTGGGCCTTCCGTGCATACCCTCCATCCTACTGGATCGAGTACACATGAACCACATGCACCTACACCGCACCTCATGTACCTCTCCAGCGAAACCTGTACTTTTCTCCCTTTCCTCACGCATTCTTTAACGATCCTCACCAGCATTTTCTCTGGACCGCAAGCTAAGATCTTCCAAGTTCTTTTGGAAAGTTCTCTCTCGAATAACTTCGTTACCAATCCTTTCTCACCTTTTGAACCATCTTCCGTGGTGACTTCTACTTCCGCCCCCATCTTTTCAGCCTCTTCAACGAAAAGGAGTTCGGAACTCGTTTTTGCCCCTATCAGCATCTTTACCTCTTCCCCTCTTTTCCGGAGCTTTTCGCAAGCAAAAATAAGGGGTGCCACTCCCGTCCCCCCTCCTACTAGTAGATACGGTCCCTTTTCCAAGTGGAATCCCTTACCCAACGGTCCTTTTATTCCCAAGTATTCTCCCTTTCCTATTTTTTGTAACTTGGAAGTGGTTTCACCCACTTTAGCCACTGAAATTCTGAATCTCCTTCCATACCACCCTGAGACGCTCATGGGAATCTCCTCTTCTCCAGGCAACCATACCATGACGAATTGTCCGGGCACGGGTTCATGAGGGAAAGGGGAAGAAAGGTGAATGGAAACGACTTCCGGAGTCTCACGCACCACCTTCTCCACCCTGGTCGGGTACATTCCGAGTTCTTCAAACTTCAAGCTCCTACCCCGTGAACTGCTTTACTATCTCTTCTTGGGAAATCCTGTTTCCACAATACTCGCAAAGGAGAAGGAGGGGAGAACGTGAATAGACCTTGAAGGTAGGAACCACGGGTTCTCTTGGCTTGTTGGTGATACAACTGGGATTGGTACATCTCACTATACCTTGGACACGTTCAGGAAGCTTCACCTTGTTTTTCTTCACCACTTTGTACTCTTGGATCACGTTGATGGTGGCTTCTGGAGCAACGAGTGCTATTCTGTTCACTTCTACGGGAGAAAGTTCCTTGCCCTCTACTTTTACTATATCTTTCCTTCCATATTTTTTACTATCCACGTTCATTACCACGGCAACTGTATGTTTTCCCCCTCCTACTCCTAAAATCTTTATCACGTTGAGGGCCTGACCCGCCGGGATATGGTCTATCACCGTGCCCTTCTCTATTTTCCTCACGACCAGTTCTTGTGAACTTCCCGACATCATTCCACTCCCAACAGGAGAGAAAGTAAAGCCATTCTCACTGGCACAGCATAGGCAGCTTGTTGGAAATACCTAGCACGTTTATTCTCATCCACCTTTAGGTCTATTTCATCTACCTTGGGTAGGGGATGGAGGATGATGGCATCCTCTCTCATTTTTTCCACCAATTCTGATGTAAGCCTATAGCTTCCTTTTACTTTTTCGAACTCAGAAGGATCCGGAAACCTTTCTTTTTGGATCCTCGTGATATAAAGTACTTCTATCTCTCCAATTACCTTGTCCAAATCTTGGGTGAGTTCAAATTCCGTTCCAGAGGCTTTCAAAAAGTCCAGTACCTCTTCCCTAGGCTTGAGGGGTGGAGGAGATACCAGAAAAAGTTTTTCCACTCCGAACTTGCATATTCCGTAGAGGAAAGAGGTAACGGCTCTTCCGTATCTCAAATCCCCCACCGCCGCTATGGTTAGATTTTCTATCTTCCCCATCTCCTTTTTTATGGTGTAGAGATCCACCATAGCCTGAGTAGGATGATGTTGTTTTCCATCCCCCCCGTTTATCACGGGAACTTCTGCTACCTCCGCCGCCAACTTGGCCGCACCTTCCAAGGGATGCCTGATCACTATCACGTCAGCATAGGAATCCAACATTCTCACAGTATCCGCTAGGTTTTCCCCCTTTGCCAGGGAAGTAGCTTCCTCCCCTCCCACCCCTATTACACTTCCCCCCAACTTCAGCATGGCGGTTTCAAAACTCAACCTCGTACGAGTACTTGGTTCAAAGAAAGCCGTGGCAAGGATTTTTCCCCTGAGTTTTTCCCCCGGTTTGATGGCAGAGGCCTTTTTAAAGAGTTGTTCCAATTCTGAAGCAGAAAAATCTAGAATAGAAAGCACATCCCTTCCTTTAAACATTCTTTCTTCCCTCCATGTATCTCATGATCTCTCCATACTCTTTCTCTGTAATCTTTTTGCAAGTATAAAGCTCTTGAAAGATTTCTCTTGCTGTCATCACGGAAAGAAGCTTTACTCCTTCCCTCTTCAGGAGTTCTTTGGCCCCTTGTTCTCTATCCACAAGTACCGCCGCTGCTTCCACCCTTCCTCCCTCTCCCCTTACCACTTGTACGGCCCGTTTGAGACTTCCTCCAGTGGTAGCCACATCGTCCACAAGCAAAACCCTCTCCCCTTCCCTCAATTCACCTTCCAATAGACGCTCAGTTCCATGGGTTTTACTTTCCATACGGAGATAAAGGAAGGGTTTACCTAGTTCGTGGGCTACTAACACACCTAGGGGTATACCTGCTGTGGGGACACCGAGCACCCTCTCGAATTCCACTCTTTCTTCTCTCAAGAGGATCAGGTAAGCTCTCACCACTTCTCGAAAAAGTTGGGGAAAGGAAGGAACCATGCGCAAATCTATGTAATAGGGACTGAAGCTGCCAGAGGTGAGCTTATAATGTCCCACCTTAATGCATCCACAATCCATTAGGGCTTGGGCTAATGCTCTTTTATCCATACTTTCATCTCTTTCTTTATCTCTTCTGCCTTTTCTCTGGGAGAGGAAGAAAGAACAATGGATCTTCCTACTATTTCGAAATCAGCTCCAGCTTTGAGTGCGGAACCAAAGGGTGAACCTTGTGCCCCAACGCCTGGGGAGAGGATGAGGATTTCTGGATATCTTTTTCTAGCCTCTCCCAAGAGTTCTGGAAAAGTGGCCGGTAGAATGAAACCATCTACACCTGCTAGACGAGAAGCCTCCATTAATTCTAGGTAATGTTTGTTCAGATATTCCTCCGCACCCCTATGACTCATCGCACAAACGGCTAGTACTCCCTTTCTTTTTTCCCTTGCCAATCTCACCACTTCTTCCAAACCTTCTTTTACCCCCACGAAAGCATGGGCAATGAGGGCTTCAAATCCTAAATCGAAGACTTCTTCTGCCACCATCCTGTTGACATAGCCTATGTCTGCCATCTTCAAATCGCAAATAAAAGGACCTTCCACCTCCTGTAAAAGCTTCTCCAACCCCTTGGGACCGTAGATGAGGAGGGAGGGAAGACCAAGCTTCACCCCCGCTACCTCGTCCGAGAGTAAATGAAGAAGATCCGTGGCTTTTTCCAATTTTCGATATTCTCCGATGGGGTCAAAGGCTAAGATAATCCTTGAAGCCGTTTTTCGGGCTTTTTCCCACAGTTTGGAGGCAAAGTCTTTCAACAAGCCTTACTCTTTTTCCCATGTTTCACAAAAACTTTTCTACTCCAATGGTGGTAAGCGATGGGTCCAAGGCCTCAGGTTTTCAAAAGCGAGACAGACTTTGAGGATAAGCTTTTCCGAAAAACGCTTACCAATCACCTGCATCCCTATCGGAAGTCCTTCCACCCATCCACATGGAACGGAAGCAGCGGGGTGTCCGGTGAGGTTGAAAGGATAGGTAAGAATCCATCCCAGGAGAGGATTTACTTCTTTGCCATTTATCTCGGTAGGGCCAAGTTGGTTCACCGGAAAGGGAGGAACCGCCAAGGTGGGGGTGAGAAGGAAATCGAATTCTTTGAAGAGTTCTTGGATGCCAAGCCAGACTTTTCCCCTAGTCATCTCTGCGCGCTTGTACTCTACGGCCGAGATCCCCTTTCCCAATTCTGAAAGCGCTTGAACTTCTGGAGTCAGTTTTTCCTTCTCTTCCTTTGAAAGATCGCCAAGTATGGAACTAAAAGCCACTACCCAAAGTGTTTGGAAGGCCCCTTCTATTTCCTCTTTGTTGGGAAGGACGGGGTTCTTTTCTACCACCTCCATTCCAAGCTCTTCAAAAGACCAAGCAGCTTCCTCCACTACCTTTCTTACCCTTTCATCCACCTCAAAGTATCCCAAGTTGGGGCTGTAAGCAATCTTCAAGCCTTTTACTTCACCTTCGAGTTCTGTATAATCCTTTTCGGGAGAAGGAAGGCTAAAGGGATCCACGTCATGGTAGCCTACCATGACCGAAAGGAGAAGGGCCGCATCCTTCACGCTCCTAGCGATAGGGCCATGGGTTATAAAAGGGGAAACATGACCGAAGGGTCCCGGACCTAACTCCACCATGAGGTCCATGGGAATGAGCCCGGAGGTGGGCTTCAGACCGAAAACACCACAGGCGCTTGAAGGTATTCTAATGGAACCACCCCCATCACTTCCCTCCGCGAAGGGAGCCATTCCTGCAGCCACGGCAGCCGCTGATCCACCACTGGATCCTCCAGCCGTTCTTTCCAGATTCCAAGGATTGCGGGTAGCCCCAAAAAGGGCATTCACCGTATTTCCCATCCAGCCGAACTCCGGAGTATTGGTCTTTCCTAGGGGAATGGCTCCAGCTTTTTTCAACCTTTCTACTACCACGGCATCTCTTGATGGAACAAAGTTCTCGAAAAGCCTGGATCCAAAGGTGGTCTTTACTCCATGCATGGGGGTGAGGTCCTTAATGGCTATAGGTATTCCGTGTAGAGGTCCTAACTTTTTTCCCTCCTTCAAGGCTCTTTCTGCTTCTTCTGCCTTCTTTCTAGCCTCTTTTTCCAAAACCAAACAGTAGGCATTTACTTTTGGGTTAAGTCTTCTTATCCTCTCCAAAAAGGTCTCCACCACTTCCACGGGAGAAAGAACTCCATCTCTGATTCTGGAAGAAAGTTCTGTAACGGGCAAAAAGCATAGCTCCTTCATTCTCTCTTAACCACCTCTACGCACACCCCAGCCCCTATGGTTTGTCCCCCGTGTCTCATCGCAAACCTTGAAAGATGGGGGATATCCACCGCTCTTTCTATTACGAGGGGCTTGAGAGGTTCTACTTCTATTACTCCGACTTCTCCCTTCTTCAGTCCTTCTGGACTTTCCTCCAAAGTTTCCCCCGTTCTGGGATCCACCTTTTTAAGCACGGAAAGGATTTTGCCGGGAACACTGGCGGTATGGCAGTGAAAGGTGGGAACAAAACCTGGCTTTAGTTGGTGAGGGACATTGAGAACCACTACTTTGGCGGTGAACCTCTGGGCAACACTGGGCGGATGGTCTGGATGACCTACCACATCTCCTCTTTTTATCTCGTCTTTAGAAACACCCCTTACGTTGAAACCTATGTTATCCCCGGGTAAGGCCCTTTCTACAGGCTGATGATGGACTTCTATGGATCTCACCTCTCCCTTCTTACCAGACGGTTCAAAAACAACGGTATCTCCCACTTTGAGGATCCCTGTTTCCACCTTCCCTATGGGCACAGTTCCCACTCCCGTTATGGAAAAAACGTTCTGGAGGGGGATGCGTAGGGGTTTGTCTATGGGTTTTTCCCCTTCCTGTAAAGAATCTAAGGCTTCGAGCAGGGTAGGTCCTTTGTACCAGGGCATCTTAGGGCTCGGTTTGATGATGTTTTCTCCAAGCCAGGCCGAAACGGGCACGTAATGAAAGGTAGAACTGGGGTATCCCAAGCTTTTCAGGAGAGAGGAGACTTCCTGTTTTAGCTTAAGATAAGTTTTCTCATCGAATCCCACCAAGTCCATCTTGTTTATGGCTACCACTAGCTGGTTTACTCCCAGCGTGAAGGCCAAGGCCGCATGTTCTTTGGTCTGGGGCATGATTCCATCGTCTGCCGCTACCACCAATACCGCAGCATCGGCCTGACTTGCTCCCGTGATCATGTTTTTCACAAAATCCCTATGTCCTGGGGCATCGATGATGGTTAGGATGGTATTGGGTGTCTCTATTTTCTGATAGGAGATTTCTATGGTTACCCCTCTTTCCCTTTCTTCCTTAAGTTTGTCCATGAGCCAAGCGAATTTGAAGCTTCCAGCTTCCGAGGGCAAATCCTTTTCCGATACTATCCCGAGGTCGAAAAGGGTTCTCCCCACCAGGGTGGATTTTCCGTGATCCACATGTCCCATGAAAAGCAGATTTATGTGTTTTTTAGACAGAACGGACCCTCCTAACTAGAAGGAGCCGTGCTTCCTCCTGTGGAGGAGAGGAGGAAAAGGCGTACATAACTTTCAGTGTTGGATTTGAGCTCCCTCAAATCCCTCACCATCCTATCCGTGGCCCTTCTCAAAGGAAGAAGATAGGCCTCGCCAACTCCCCGCTTGGCCAAAGAAATCCCTTCCAAGTCCCTGAGAATGGTTTCAGCCATGGTAGCCGCCCTTTCCACGGAGGATACCAGACTCATTAAGATTTCTTGGGATGGCTTTTCTGAGAGGCTTACAATAACTCCCTTCAAAAAGTTTGAAAGTTCTTTGGCACGGGCTTCGAGCTTAAACTTAACCAAATCTTGAAGTTCTGGCTTAGCAAGTGCTATGGAAAGCCTAGAGCTGAGGAGATCGGCGTTGGAAACGATGGATCCCAAATCGGCTCTAAGTATCATCGTAGCCAAGGAAAGATCAGAAGGACCAAGCTTCTGGAGTTCCTTGGCCGGTTCCCCCGCGTCCACCCAAAGGGAGAAGTCTTCTATGGGCACTTCCAACGGTCGGTGGGGAGAGGAAGTAAGGTAAAGAGTTAAAACGGAAAGGGCTACAAGGCAAGCAGAAGCAGAAATAAAAATCATCCAAGGAGTTGTCCCTCCTATGTCAAGACCCACCAAAAGAAGGGCTACAATAGAGGCCAAGAGGGAAAGGACGGGTAAAGGATGGATTCTCATCAAGGGAAATGGTTTTATCCACCAAAAAGCCTTTCGGAAAAGGCATGGACGAGATTTTCCCCAACCACCCTAGGGCCGAATCCCTCCGGATAAGGAAAAGGCTTGCCGAGGGGATGAAGATGGGACTGGTGGTACCGGAAGGATTGGCAGCCCATGGGAGGGGCGAAGCCTTTGACTATTTGTTGGGAGAGAGGACTACAGAAGTGGCTAGGGAGGCCATCGAAGCCGCCTCTGCAGCCCTTCTCTTGGCTTCCTATCCCGTAATTTCCGTAAACGGTAATACTGCCTGTCTAGTTCCCGAGGCTATAGCAGAACTTTCGGAAATTACTGGGGCTAAGGTGGAAGTGAACTTATTTCATAGGATACCTGGACGTGAACTCCTCATAGCTGAATACCTGAGAAAACATGGATGCAAGGAAATTCTGGGAACGAGGGAAGAAGATGCTGTCAAAATTCCAGAGGTTCAGAGCGAGAGGAGAAGGGTAGACAAAAGGGGTATCTTCTCCGCCGATGTAGTCTTGGTACCTCTGGAAGATGGTGACAGGACGGAAGCCCTTCGTGCTTTGGGAAAAATGGTGGTAGCCATAGACCTCAATCCCCTTTCGAGGACGGCTAGGGCAGCCCATATTACCGTGGTGGACAACGTGGTGCGTGCTCTTCCCTTACTGGTACAAGAATGCAAGAGGATGAAGGGAAAATCTAGAGAGGAACTCAAGAAAAAGGTGGAGGAATTCGATAACCTCAAAAACCTCAGAGAGAGTTTGAGAATCATGTGTGAACGTCTCGACGAGCTAGGTAGGGGAGTTATTTAAGCGGAGTGGGAAAAAGAAAAATAGTGGAGGGCAAAATAACCACCGTTACGCTTGCAGAAATGAAGGCCCGCGGAGAAAAAATTTGCATGCTTACCGCCTATGATTTTCCTACCGCGCGTCTGCTAGATGAAGCCGGCGTGGAAGTTATTTTGGTGGGGGACTCGGTAGGTAATGTCCTGTTGGGCTATCCCAGTACCCTTCCCGTTACTATGGAAGAAATGTTGCACCATACTAGGGCTGTGGCTAGGGGGGTGAAAAGGGCTCTGGTGGTGGGGGACATGCCTTTTCTTTCCTACCAACCAAGCAACTCTGAAGGGGTACTCAACGCAGGAAAATTCATCAAGGCCGGGGCGGAGGCCGTGAAGGTGGAGGGCGGAACCTCCATGATGGAAAGGATTGAGGCTATGCTGGATGCCGGCATTCCGGTGATGGGACATCTAGGACTCACCCCCCAGTGGATTCACCAGTTCGGGGGATACAGGGTTAGAGCCAAAACGGCAGAGGCTGCCAAGCTCCTCCTAAGGGAAGCCAAGGAGCTGGAAAAGCTAGGAGTTTTCAGCCTAGTGTTGGAGGGGATACCTTGGCAAGTGGCTAAGCTGATCACGGAAAGGTTAAAAATACCCACCATAGGTATAGGTGCCGGGCCCTATTGCGATGGACAAGTTCTGGTCCTCCACGATATGCTTGGAATATCGGAACGCGTCCCCAAGTTCGTGAAGAGGTATGCGAGGTTGGGGGAGGAAATGAGGAGGGCCGTTCTAGAGTTCTGTAAGGAGGTGAAAGAGGGGAAGTTCCCAACCCTTGAGTTCAGCTATGAAATGCCCAAAGAGGAGGAGGAAAAGCTGGGAAAAGCGGAGGATTTTTAAGTTTATAAACTGGGTATTGTTGGTCAAAAAGGAAAAAAGGAGGTGAAGAAATGGGAGATGTTAAGACCAAGTTGCCTAAAGCCACCATTATAAGACTTTTCAAGGACGCTGGTGCTGAAAGGGTTTCGGCTGACGTGGCAGACGCTGTCAATAAAATCCTCTTGGAGATAGCGAAAGGTGCTGTGAAAGCAGCCAAAGCCGAAGGAAAGAAAACGGTGTCCGCTGATAACCTCAAGATGGTGGTAGTGGTAACCTGAAGGAGAAAAACTCATCCTAATTTTAAAATTGAATTTTTGCTTTCATCCGTGTTTAGAGAGGATAAGCTCCCCCCTAGTCCTTTCTATGAGACCTCTTACCACATCTTGTTTTCTCTTCATCCCTGGGAGAACTGCATCTGGATAGTCGAATTCCACTAAAAATTCGTAAACCCTTTCCATGAGGGAAAAAAGCTCTTCGGCGGGTTTGAGTTCTCCTCTCCTTAGGAGATCCAGAACCGCTCTCCTGAGTTCACCCACCGCGTCCGCCAGTCCCAGAAGATAGGGCTCGTATGGAATTCCCACCTCTTCCGGTTCGGGTAACCTCCTCTCCTCCAAAAGGGTCCTTGTCAGGAAGGCCTCTCCATATTCTTGCTGTGCGGACTTAATTACTCCGGAAGCCTCGAGAGTAGGATTTCCCCGACAAAGGGAAAGCATTTCTCCAAGAAGCTTTTTGGCCTCTTCCAGCAATTCTTTAGCCTTTTCTCCTTCTTCTCTATGAAGGGCGAAAATGGATCTGGCAGAAAGTCTCACCACCTCCCTTGAGAGCTTCGAGAGCCTTTCCCTAAGCTCCATTTCCCTATCGAGATGATCTCTCAGTCTTTCCAACAACTCCTTTTCCTTCGATGTTGGAAAGGACATCAAGAAAATTCTTTGGTTGGGCGTAAAAGGTTAGTCTTGTGGTGTCTTATCTTTAATATCATCCCCTTCTTTTCCAAATTATTCACCAGGGCACTAAGCTTGGCTTTGGAGAAATCCATTCTCCTACGGAGATCGTCCTGCCTTATTTCCTTGCATCTCAGGATTTCTTCGAACACCTTTCTTTCATCATCTGTAAGGCTCATCATGGCGACCTTCATGGTTCTTTCCCTAGCATACTTCCTGAAAAGGAAAGCGAGCACCGTAGATATAGATCCTGCAACCGTCACCATGATGAGCACGGCTAGAAAGAGGGAAGAGAATTCAAAGTATCTGGTCGGGGAAAGAAGGACGAGCAGGACGGCCAATGTGAGTTGTAAGATGAGGGTTAGAAGGATGAGACCAAACATCTCTTTCAGCGTCATTCAAAAAAAGAAGAAAACTGGTCTTAAAAAATTATTCGTCAAAAGAAAAAAATTTTGAACGATTAGGAGCTCAAAAAAAAGCCTTTTTTTTAAAGAAAAAGAAAAATTTTTCCCTTTTTCTTTTTCAGTTGAACCGTTTTGGGAGAATTTTCAAATATTACTTTTGGGTGAAGAAAAATTGGAGGTGATAAAATGGAAAGCCGTGGAATAGCCCCTCTAATAGCAGTGGCGGTGATAGTGACAGCCTTAGGGACTTCAACCG comes from Candidatus Hadarchaeales archaeon and encodes:
- the pyrF gene encoding orotidine-5'-phosphate decarboxylase → MLKDFASKLWEKARKTASRIILAFDPIGEYRKLEKATDLLHLLSDEVAGVKLGLPSLLIYGPKGLEKLLQEVEGPFICDLKMADIGYVNRMVAEEVFDLGFEALIAHAFVGVKEGLEEVVRLAREKRKGVLAVCAMSHRGAEEYLNKHYLELMEASRLAGVDGFILPATFPELLGEARKRYPEILILSPGVGAQGSPFGSALKAGADFEIVGRSIVLSSSPREKAEEIKKEMKVWIKEH
- a CDS encoding dihydroorotase family protein, translated to MELTVKGKIFTPTGIKEGSVRISGGRIEEVGEKISPSGEMLDFRGKIILPGLIDMHVHLRDFRLSYKEDFRTGTRAAARGGYTVVVDMPNTLPKVNKISVLRKREELGKRKAVVDFGLYFGVPEKRSELGKEVKRRCLGIKVYLPEDGEKEILEETLRFAAKERLLVISHAEDPAFFRDGERPVEAEVMGIRKMAELSLKHHFRLHITHLSSSAGLGELEKWREKIKVSADTCPHYLLLTRKEHPLFRVFPPLRLEEDRIALLLALRTGRIEAVTSDHAPHLLEEKEDPAGPGGFPGLETELPLLLTLVKKGKLGLREVVRACSEAPASLLKLPAGRIERGYVGNLTVVDLKKSFKINPSEFESKAKHSPFEGRMVVGAPVCTIVRGRPVFLDGEIMEDLGGKNVKTYGEVGKTETA
- the pyrB gene encoding aspartate carbamoyltransferase, encoding MFKGRDVLSILDFSASELEQLFKKASAIKPGEKLRGKILATAFFEPSTRTRLSFETAMLKLGGSVIGVGGEEATSLAKGENLADTVRMLDSYADVIVIRHPLEGAAKLAAEVAEVPVINGGDGKQHHPTQAMVDLYTIKKEMGKIENLTIAAVGDLRYGRAVTSFLYGICKFGVEKLFLVSPPPLKPREEVLDFLKASGTEFELTQDLDKVIGEIEVLYITRIQKERFPDPSEFEKVKGSYRLTSELVEKMREDAIILHPLPKVDEIDLKVDENKRARYFQQAAYAVPVRMALLSLLLGVE
- a CDS encoding amidase; protein product: MKELCFLPVTELSSRIRDGVLSPVEVVETFLERIRRLNPKVNAYCLVLEKEARKKAEEAERALKEGKKLGPLHGIPIAIKDLTPMHGVKTTFGSRLFENFVPSRDAVVVERLKKAGAIPLGKTNTPEFGWMGNTVNALFGATRNPWNLERTAGGSSGGSAAAVAAGMAPFAEGSDGGGSIRIPSSACGVFGLKPTSGLIPMDLMVELGPGPFGHVSPFITHGPIARSVKDAALLLSVMVGYHDVDPFSLPSPEKDYTELEGEVKGLKIAYSPNLGYFEVDERVRKVVEEAAWSFEELGMEVVEKNPVLPNKEEIEGAFQTLWVVAFSSILGDLSKEEKEKLTPEVQALSELGKGISAVEYKRAEMTRGKVWLGIQELFKEFDFLLTPTLAVPPFPVNQLGPTEINGKEVNPLLGWILTYPFNLTGHPAASVPCGWVEGLPIGMQVIGKRFSEKLILKVCLAFENLRPWTHRLPPLE
- the pyrE gene encoding orotate phosphoribosyltransferase — protein: MDKRALAQALMDCGCIKVGHYKLTSGSFSPYYIDLRMVPSFPQLFREVVRAYLILLREERVEFERVLGVPTAGIPLGVLVAHELGKPFLYLRMESKTHGTERLLEGELREGERVLLVDDVATTGGSLKRAVQVVRGEGGRVEAAAVLVDREQGAKELLKREGVKLLSVMTAREIFQELYTCKKITEKEYGEIMRYMEGRKNV
- the pyrI gene encoding aspartate carbamoyltransferase regulatory subunit, whose amino-acid sequence is MSGSSQELVVRKIEKGTVIDHIPAGQALNVIKILGVGGGKHTVAVVMNVDSKKYGRKDIVKVEGKELSPVEVNRIALVAPEATINVIQEYKVVKKNKVKLPERVQGIVRCTNPSCITNKPREPVVPTFKVYSRSPLLLLCEYCGNRISQEEIVKQFTG
- a CDS encoding dihydroorotate dehydrogenase electron transfer subunit, with the translated sequence MKFEELGMYPTRVEKVVRETPEVVSIHLSSPFPHEPVPGQFVMVWLPGEEEIPMSVSGWYGRRFRISVAKVGETTSKLQKIGKGEYLGIKGPLGKGFHLEKGPYLLVGGGTGVAPLIFACEKLRKRGEEVKMLIGAKTSSELLFVEEAEKMGAEVEVTTEDGSKGEKGLVTKLFERELSKRTWKILACGPEKMLVRIVKECVRKGRKVQVSLERYMRCGVGACGSCVLDPVGWRVCTEGPVFDGKKLLNTDFGKFVRDPAGRRLPII
- a CDS encoding dihydroorotate dehydrogenase, yielding MSRLMVRLGKLKLPNPTILASGVLSAGSLLCRALREGAGGVVTKSLTLERREGYKTPVVVGVEGGLVNAVGLTNPGYEEYLREELPKAKRGGGPVIVSVAGEKSEEFALIASKAEEAGADAIELNLSCPHVKSHGLEIGKDPKLVREVVKKTRECLSIPLFVKLGFSDKLVASALSAEREEADGIVAINTLPAMVVDVYSKRAVLSNIVGGLSGPAIRPVALRCVYELHRNLSIPIIGCGGVEDWKSAMEFILAGATAVQVGSAVITRGLGIFAEICKGLSNYLKREGVQNVNNLVGGLRE